attcgaaATCGAATGATTCGagcttatgtaggtacctacctactttgcaaattgcatcaaataaattttgcatTGGACTTTTCTgtttgtttttgtaaattaatatgattgtttttgtaaattaatatgaTAACATTGGTGGCACTGGCACCCGATTAAATTACTACTTAGGTAGTACTTGTTAGTTAATAGCTCGGTTCTCTTCGGTCCGGTCTCCTCTcaataagtattttataatgTTCGTCCCCAAAGACTACAGGATGACTACAGGGCATAAAGGGAGTCCCGGTGTTAGCCGATAAGCAGGACTTTGGTAGGTACAGCTTtacgtacttacctatttattgatTGTAGTCAGCCTTTGAAGGCATAATACCTACTTCTGTAATACTTCTAATGTGTGCTCATTTGATCTTACAGGGTCAAGCAAGCTAGCAAATAAAGCACCTCAAGTAAGAAGCTGAACAAAACACTAAAATGGAGGAACAACTCTTAGTTCCTAAGGAGGAAATGTTTGAAGAGCTAGAGATTACTTTTGAACCTAACTGGGAAGATAACAAGGAATTTATTTTGCCCATAGTAGAGTCAACCAGCACTAGACCACGCATAGACCAACAAATTGTCAGCATAATATGTAAGCCAATCAAAACTGAAACAATTTTAAGCAATGAAATTGTCGAGTTACAGCAAGCAATCAAAGCATCTGAAGACAAAGAGGTGTCTGCAGGATGTCCGAGGACAGAGATTAAAGTGTGTTGCCTTTATGTTATGTTCAAAATATGCTGTAACTTAATAGGAGTGGTGTGGTGGGTCACacctaatattttgtttattttgttttcagctGGAGCATTATCAAGCTGACGCAAGTTTGCCCACAGATGGTTCTCAAACACTCGGTAAGTGAATATTATAACAAAGTTAAATTCGTAGACTGTCCCAGCTGCACGTGGCAAGCTGTGGATTTAAATATCGTATTAGACTTGTGTCAATGTTCATATTATAAGCTCCGCTGATGGCAATTATTTAGCAGACAAGGAGCCACAtggtaaaattaaataaaagctgTTGTTCAATTTTTGTATACTGTTGGATATTGTAACTAAAAATTCAAAACTTCTGCATTATACATCatcagtttatttaaaaaaattataggtacttaatcatTTGTTGAGCAAACCTTTATACACTGCTATATATTATGCAAAGTTTAAATGGTGCTGCGTTGTCGAGTTTAATTTTTTGGGGCACACTAATGATTATGCCCTTGCAATACAAAACTTACCCTCTATTATTATTGGTTGAAGAATAAACCAAACATCCTCCTATAAAATTAATACCTGTAAATGTTGGAAGGGGAGGCCACAGAGTATATCAATATGTAGAACATGAGTCCcttccttttttttttctctttcagAAATATGTTTACGGAACAGATGTATGCAGCCTCAACACAGCAAAGCTGCTGACACAAACAACCTGTACTGTTGCGACATATGCGGATTCAAATGTGCAAAGAgaagttatttagtttcacacATGAGGTCTCACACTGGAGGCAGGCCATACTCCTGTGACTTATGTCAGGTTAAATTTCGAAAAAAACACCATATAATTGCACATTTAAGGACTCATACTGGAGAAAAACCATATTCCTGTGACTTATGTCAGGCCACTTTTGCACATAAAAGTACTTTAGATGCTCACCGGAGATCTCACACTGGCAAGAAGCCATATGCCTGTGACCTATGTCAAGCTAGATTTCGGGAAAAATACCATTTAACTGGTCATATGAGGACTCATACCGGAGACAAACCATTTTCCTGTGACTTATGTCAGGCCACATTTGCACGTAAAAGTACTTTAGATGCTCACATGAGATCTCACACTGGCACGAAGCCATATTCCTGTGAAATATGTCCGCTTAGATTTCGAGAAAAATACCATGTAGCTCGTCATATGAGAACTCATACGGGAGAGAAACCGTTTTTCTGTGACTTATGCCAGGCCACTTTTGCAAATAAAGGTAATCTAGATGTTCATACGAGGACTCACACAGGCGAAAAACCTTATTCCTGTGACGTATGTCACGCCAAATTTACACAAAAAGGTTCTTTAGATGCTCACACGAGgtctcacactggcgaaaagccgtATTCCTGTCACCTATGTCAGGCTAAATTTGCACGAAAAAATAGCTTAAATGCTCATATGAAGAAGACTCACTCTGGACTTGTGCAGAAACCCCTAACTACATCTGTTACCTGTGTAATGCAAAATTTACGGAAAGAAATTAACATTAAGAAAGAAGTTAACAAGTGATTAGGAATCACTGCGGAGAAGTTCTTTCCTTGTGGTATCTGTCGGAGCAAACTTGCGCATCAATCTGACTAGATTTAGTGAGACATGAAAACTAATACAGAGAGGTGTCTGACCtggtatatgtatattatggaTGCATggcttgtacacaatctcataGATTTAAATTGACAGGCCTGAGGACCTTATAGGCAGTGACGGCGACTGCCAACGGCCTCACGCCTAAGGGGACCTTACAAGTTATTAAAAGTTTAGTTATTCGTTATTATTTCCGTACACGTGAGTAGTATTTATCTAGAGTTGCAGAGTTGTCTGCACTTGAGAAGCACGATGAGCTAAGAAAGATTGTATTCAAAAagcaaaaaatcaaaatcaaaatactttttattcaattaaacttttcaaGTACTTTGTATTCAGCGGCGTTATCAGTTCTATCTTGGAACAAGTGAAGCTAAAATCCGGAAAGttcgtcaatttttttttaatttgtgttaTGTAGTTTTTGTCATATTttaatttgcaataaaattcatataCCTATTCATACATTAGTGTATAATTCAGCCATCGTACTGGGACGTTAAATAGTTGTCCCAttgagtaacagtgttactcaacgggacaactatttttaaaaattcccgttgagtcacagtgttacacacgggggtgagactcaacgggaataacccgatTTACTCGCTCATagcccagcgacaaaactatctcAACTAAGTACATAATCCGACTCGCTTCTCGTTTACCACCCTCACCAACTTGTTTCTAATTTTTAGCTTAACTCAACTCGAATCGGACTCGCATAGGAAGGGTTCCATAACATCGTAAAAGAAAtacttaacactttttaatttacatagcggcaattttgatttttttagtatttgttgttatagcgacaatagaaaaCCTACATACTTCAATAATTATTTCAGGTCTCTAACCTATtatagttcatgagatacagcccgctgacagacagatggacggacagcggagtcttagtaataggtcccgttggcacctttcgggtcCATACCCGAGAGGTGCCAAACCTAGAAAGCACAGGATTAATTTCAAAAGTTTATTGAAAATAACTATGTatgttatgtaggtacaatgACAACAGGTAAATTTAGAAACGCGTCAAACATTGTGAATCGACGAATCAGTGGaaataatttgataaaaaaattaaacaccttcaattataaaatataatataatagaccAAAAACTCTCCCATGTGTATCCCCTAAGGTGATGAATTCACTTATCAGTTATCATGGTCTTGGTGGTCAATTGAATCAATTTCTTCATATGACGCACTGGACACCTCAAACTTGTCGTTAACCGGCATTATATTTCTAATATTGAATGTCTTTTTGAAGCGATCGCTGCAGTATTTAGAGACAAACGATTTCTTTTTTTTGGGAGAGTTCTTagagtattttaataaaaacacctacaaaaaatattattttattaacaccTAAATAGGCaggatacctacttaaaaatgcCTTCTTAACGTTTCACCAATCGCATAGTAGGTTTAGGTACCTCATCGGTTTTATAGAATCTGTAGGAGTGGAGTTAGGATCGCCCACCGCGACTTTTGCAGCAATACAGCCCGCAAAAAGATCGCGATACAGGAGCGATATAACATGTTTTTGATATTCCTGGCCAGactatatataggtacttaaagcaACAATTTACCTCCAACACTATAATAATGACGAACATAAGAATATGAGCACCCATGAACACTATGATGATACGATGTACCATATTGATACACCCCGCCGTGTTTATAGACTCAGTGCCCAGCTCTTCCAGAAAACTCGATACGCAAGATCCGCTTTTACAGCAACTAaacataaataaacacatcagtATTAATAAGTTATAAGTATAAAGGTAATATGAAGCTGTGATGATGTGTGAGGTCGGGGGCAAgattccaggcacgcacctcttaacttttcggagttaggtatgtgcACCTTAAGTAATTACATACCTATCACtagatttagcggtgaaggaaacatcgtgaggaaacctacatacctgagagttctcaaaggtgtgtgaagtctgctaatccgcacttggccagcatggtagactatggccaaacaccCCTCTGGggggagacccgtactctgtagtgagccggcggcgatgggttgatcatgatgatgtaatatgtacctacctatgcacgTATTCCTATCGACATTAGTCGTATTTTAATACCCATACTTCTCGACACAATAGggtatttatatattaatattaataacaaattAAACAAGTTACCTCAATGGAACACTATCAGTCTCTTCCTTAGAATCATTTAATGACCTCACATCCCTTGAATTCGGAGGACTCCACTCGTAATCGCGAACTTTGTCATGCCAATCATATTTGAACCAATCTTTATACGAATGCATCTGAAATTGATTTTTGTAGTAACGTTTCAGTTCAGTCATCATGGAAAAGTATCTTGCTTTAACAGGTTCATTCAGATGATTTGATAAAGCTACAGACACATTCATGTGAAGTGGATTGATCGACCGATCGAAGCGCACCTTGAACTTCAGCGCTTTCAGACTTCAGAGCACCATACAGACGCTGGCGTGATTAATGACTTCGATCGCCTGCCACGTCACGACATCAGTCGACACACAACAACACAGTTATGTGTCTGCGCCTTAAGTAATACTTACGCCGCAACATCCTAACGACCACTGGAGGTTATCAATGAAACGCTTATGCTTTGCCGTTGTTCGGTAATTCTTCATGCTTGTAATAATGGGATTCTTAGTGATCTCATAACTATTACAAATACTTTGGACACAGAAAACTACGCCAActatatttataagtattatcCAATAGAAACAGAAGCGCAATTGACAGCACACTATTTTAGCTTTTACGCTggaagataaataaatttttatttcatttcataccaaacccttcttactttGCACAGACGGAAATTACGTAAGCACATTATTATGTTGTGGTATGTCGTAAGTCAAAACGTGACGCGGCAAGGTGTtcggaatcagtacccttattataaatgcgaaagtgtgtttgtttgttggtttgtccttcaatcacgtcgcaacggattgacgtgattttttgcatgggtaggtatagtcaaagacctg
This genomic window from Maniola hyperantus chromosome 5, iAphHyp1.2, whole genome shotgun sequence contains:
- the Tsp33B gene encoding uncharacterized protein Tsp33B; protein product: MANEKLNHPLFVWAACILWLISIFSICWSLLLFCVIGDVLILTGTDVVNALVLLLGIIMLPVNLYIIYAVAKGEEIDVKAKIVCCQLRFCFYWIILINIVGVVFCVQSICNSYEITKNPIITSMKNYRTTAKHKRFIDNLQWSLGCCGMHSYKDWFKYDWHDKVRDYEWSPPNSRDVRSLNDSKEETDSVPLSCCKSGSCVSSFLEELGTESINTAGCINMVHRIIIVFMGAHILMFVIIIVLEVFLLKYSKNSPKKKKSFVSKYCSDRFKKTFNIRNIMPVNDKFEVSSASYEEIDSIDHQDHDN
- the LOC117982255 gene encoding gastrula zinc finger protein XlCGF57.1-like: MEEQLLVPKEEMFEELEITFEPNWEDNKEFILPIVESTSTRPRIDQQIVSIICKPIKTETILSNEIVELQQAIKASEDKEVSAGCPRTEIKLEHYQADASLPTDGSQTLEICLRNRCMQPQHSKAADTNNLYCCDICGFKCAKRSYLVSHMRSHTGGRPYSCDLCQVKFRKKHHIIAHLRTHTGEKPYSCDLCQATFAHKSTLDAHRRSHTGKKPYACDLCQARFREKYHLTGHMRTHTGDKPFSCDLCQATFARKSTLDAHMRSHTGTKPYSCEICPLRFREKYHVARHMRTHTGEKPFFCDLCQATFANKGNLDVHTRTHTGEKPYSCDVCHAKFTQKGSLDAHTRSHTGEKPYSCHLCQAKFARKNSLNAHMKKTHSGLVQKPLTTSVTCVMQNLRKEINIKKEVNK